From the genome of Deinococcus sp. AJ005, one region includes:
- a CDS encoding F390 synthetase-related protein — MSEVLDRLTVLKHALSEGGLMFRDRATLEKHQGRLATEHLRWVAAHSPFTAGRFLSAGLGLSQWRELPPVGKAEMMAHFDQLNTAGLHLKDVLEIARRAEDTRDFTPTLPTPRGPVTVGLSSGTSGNAGAFVVSRAERLQWAGVVLRHLLPAFPLGLLKRQRVAFLLRADGGLYRSVGSGRLDFNFLDLLRPLDELAAELSAYDPTLLIGPPSVLRALLDAGATVQPERVVSVAEVLEDDDRAALERGFGPVVQVYQATEGLLGLPCRHGNLHLNEAHVHFDFEAAGDGYLRPILTDLRRTTQPMVRHRLDDLLVLADGCSCGLASCRVLRVAGRQDDALDLPGASGRVTIWPDFLRGAMNRVPGLREYRVEQTGPAELRLLIQPLTPEIRQEACAQVRRALEWGGGDVARIQLTVQPLPATLPGFKRRRVSRLWLRGEMGESP, encoded by the coding sequence ATGTCTGAAGTGCTGGACCGTCTGACCGTTCTGAAACACGCGCTGAGCGAGGGTGGTTTGATGTTCCGTGACCGCGCCACGCTGGAAAAGCATCAGGGGCGGCTGGCGACAGAACATCTGCGCTGGGTGGCGGCGCACAGCCCATTCACCGCCGGGCGATTCCTGAGCGCGGGTCTGGGCCTCAGCCAGTGGCGCGAGTTACCGCCCGTGGGGAAGGCGGAGATGATGGCCCATTTTGATCAGCTCAACACCGCCGGGCTGCACCTGAAGGATGTGCTGGAAATCGCCCGCCGCGCCGAGGACACCCGTGATTTCACGCCCACGCTGCCCACTCCGCGCGGCCCCGTTACGGTGGGCCTGTCCAGCGGCACCAGCGGCAACGCGGGCGCGTTCGTGGTGTCGCGCGCCGAGCGCTTGCAGTGGGCCGGGGTGGTGCTGCGGCATCTGCTGCCCGCTTTCCCACTGGGCCTGCTGAAAAGGCAGCGCGTCGCCTTCCTGCTGCGGGCCGACGGTGGCCTGTACCGCAGCGTGGGCAGTGGACGGCTGGACTTCAACTTTCTGGACCTGCTGCGCCCGCTGGACGAACTCGCTGCCGAACTGAGTGCCTACGATCCCACCCTGCTGATCGGCCCGCCCAGCGTGTTGCGCGCCCTGCTGGACGCGGGAGCCACGGTACAACCCGAACGGGTGGTGAGCGTGGCGGAGGTCCTTGAAGACGATGACCGCGCGGCGTTGGAACGCGGCTTCGGCCCGGTGGTGCAGGTGTATCAGGCCACCGAAGGGCTGCTGGGCCTGCCCTGTCGGCACGGAAATCTTCATCTCAACGAGGCGCATGTTCACTTTGACTTTGAAGCGGCGGGGGACGGGTATCTGCGCCCCATCCTGACCGACTTGCGCCGCACCACCCAGCCGATGGTCCGGCACCGACTGGACGATCTGCTGGTGCTGGCGGACGGGTGTTCGTGCGGACTGGCTTCCTGCCGGGTGCTGCGCGTGGCCGGGCGGCAGGACGACGCACTGGACCTGCCGGGAGCATCGGGGCGCGTCACAATCTGGCCCGATTTTCTGCGTGGAGCCATGAACCGCGTCCCCGGCCTGCGCGAGTACCGGGTGGAACAGACTGGCCCAGCCGAACTGCGTCTGTTGATTCAACCTCTCACGCCTGAAATCCGGCAGGAGGCGTGCGCCCAGGTTCGCCGCGCGCTGGAGTGGGGTGGGGGAGACGTTGCGCGCATTCAGCTTACTGTTCAGCCCTTGCCCGCCACGCTGCCAGGTTTCAAACGCCGCCGGGTCAGCCGTCTCTGGCTGCGTGGTGAAATGGGAGAATCGCCATGA
- a CDS encoding 3-oxoacyl-ACP synthase III family protein yields MNQVLGLRILSTAQALPARIVSTAEAAALCGMPPEIAVKRTGVQERRWLSGSETALTLGAQAAREAVAAAGLELSDIDTLLNASGSQLQPIPDGAALFARELGLRGAATYSIHGTCLSFLLALNHAALLIGAGQAKHVLIVSSEAGSPGLNFAQPESALLIGDGAAAVVVGPATRDGQGIHAMRVATYPEGADHTRIRGGGSLLSPRHPDAVPTDFTFDMHGLSVLRLASQVVPDFLETLRPGLSTGLPGIDRVVPHQASAAGLDLMRRYGWPAEQTEVTLTHLGNVIAASLPLTLHQALTSGRAGEGDTLLFAGTGAGLIAGGVILRL; encoded by the coding sequence ATGAATCAAGTTCTCGGTCTGCGAATCCTGTCCACGGCTCAGGCATTGCCCGCTCGCATCGTCTCTACCGCCGAGGCCGCTGCCCTGTGCGGGATGCCGCCCGAAATCGCCGTCAAACGCACGGGCGTTCAAGAACGCCGCTGGCTGTCCGGTTCTGAAACGGCCTTGACCCTGGGTGCACAGGCTGCGCGGGAGGCGGTGGCGGCAGCGGGGCTGGAACTTTCCGACATTGACACCCTGCTGAACGCCAGCGGCAGCCAACTCCAGCCCATCCCGGACGGCGCGGCGCTGTTTGCCCGCGAGTTGGGCCTGCGCGGCGCGGCCACCTACAGCATTCACGGCACCTGCCTCAGCTTTCTGCTGGCGCTGAACCATGCGGCCCTGCTGATCGGCGCAGGTCAGGCAAAGCATGTCCTGATCGTCAGCAGTGAGGCGGGCAGTCCCGGTCTCAACTTTGCCCAGCCGGAAAGTGCGCTCCTCATCGGGGACGGTGCGGCGGCAGTCGTCGTCGGTCCCGCCACGCGTGACGGTCAGGGTATCCACGCCATGCGCGTCGCTACCTACCCGGAGGGCGCGGACCACACCCGTATTCGCGGCGGCGGCTCCCTGCTCTCGCCCCGGCACCCGGACGCCGTCCCGACAGACTTTACTTTTGACATGCACGGCCTCTCGGTGCTGCGGCTGGCCTCACAGGTGGTTCCCGATTTTCTGGAAACGCTGCGCCCTGGCCTCAGCACGGGGCTGCCCGGCATTGACCGCGTCGTGCCCCATCAGGCCAGCGCGGCGGGCCTGGACCTGATGCGCCGCTACGGCTGGCCCGCCGAGCAGACTGAGGTGACCCTGACGCATCTGGGCAACGTGATCGCGGCCAGCCTCCCGCTCACGCTGCATCAGGCACTGACTTCGGGCCGGGCAGGGGAGGGCGACACGCTGCTGTTCGCGGGAACCGGGGCGGGGTTGATCGCGGGAGGAGTGATTCTGCGGCTGTAG
- a CDS encoding OsmC family protein: MADIARKANAQWMGDLKGGKGNISTESGTVKDAQYSFGTRFENGTGTNPEELLAAAHAGCFTMQLCAMLADHGHDPKDVRTEATCEMVKDGPGFKVSAMKLMVRGKVGSIDQAEFEKHVAQAAELCPMSRVMNGNVEITHEAVLE, encoded by the coding sequence ATGGCAGACATTGCGAGAAAGGCGAATGCCCAGTGGATGGGCGACCTCAAGGGCGGCAAGGGCAACATCAGCACGGAGAGCGGCACGGTCAAGGACGCGCAGTATTCCTTCGGCACGCGCTTCGAGAACGGCACCGGCACCAACCCGGAAGAGCTGCTGGCTGCCGCGCACGCGGGCTGTTTCACCATGCAACTGTGCGCCATGCTGGCAGACCACGGCCATGACCCCAAAGACGTGCGGACCGAAGCCACCTGCGAGATGGTCAAGGACGGCCCCGGATTCAAGGTCAGCGCCATGAAGCTGATGGTGCGCGGCAAGGTGGGCAGCATCGATCAGGCCGAATTCGAGAAGCATGTGGCCCAGGCTGCCGAGCTGTGCCCCATGAGCAGGGTCATGAATGGCAACGTGGAGATCACGCACGAGGCCGTGCTGGAATAG
- a CDS encoding alpha/beta hydrolase — MEHQEWKVPGAPVSGYVWKAQHPEVQQPRGEVLISHGVGEYAQRYVERYHALIPTLVQAGFTVYAYDQRGHGHSEGRRAVVDLNVLVEDHLKAREALRGRPGDDSPLPLFALGHSMGGLVTAASASRDPRGLSGVILSSPALLVGQNESALVKALAPLLAKVAPAAPVTDLGTGGLSRLPEQVAAYEADELVYHGKVRALTAATMVGLSEKLWPEYANWKLPTLVIHGTADKITDPAGSQRFFDTIASPDKTLILQDGGYHELLNDEPREKIRAALLAWLLERS; from the coding sequence ATGGAACATCAGGAATGGAAGGTGCCGGGTGCGCCTGTCAGTGGCTACGTCTGGAAGGCGCAGCACCCAGAAGTCCAGCAACCGCGCGGCGAGGTGCTGATCTCTCACGGTGTCGGGGAGTACGCACAGCGCTACGTTGAGCGCTACCACGCCCTGATTCCCACACTGGTCCAGGCAGGATTTACTGTCTACGCCTACGATCAGCGCGGCCACGGCCATTCGGAGGGACGGCGCGCGGTGGTGGATCTGAACGTGCTGGTGGAAGACCACCTGAAGGCGCGCGAGGCGCTGCGGGGCCGTCCCGGCGACGATTCACCGCTGCCGCTGTTCGCGCTGGGCCACAGTATGGGCGGTCTGGTCACGGCAGCCAGCGCGTCCCGTGATCCGCGAGGCCTGAGCGGCGTGATCCTGTCCAGTCCGGCGCTGCTGGTGGGCCAGAATGAATCCGCACTGGTCAAGGCTCTCGCGCCATTGCTGGCAAAGGTGGCCCCCGCTGCGCCCGTAACCGATCTGGGCACGGGCGGCCTGTCGCGCCTGCCCGAACAGGTGGCCGCCTATGAGGCCGACGAGTTGGTGTATCACGGCAAGGTCCGCGCGCTGACCGCCGCCACCATGGTGGGTCTGAGCGAGAAGTTATGGCCCGAGTACGCGAACTGGAAACTCCCTACCCTGGTCATTCACGGCACGGCGGATAAAATTACTGATCCAGCGGGCAGCCAGCGCTTTTTCGACACGATTGCCAGCCCCGACAAGACCCTGATCTTGCAAGACGGTGGTTACCACGAACTCCTGAACGACGAACCGCGTGAGAAAATTCGTGCGGCCCTGCTGGCGTGGTTGCTGGAGCGCTCCTGA
- a CDS encoding MBL fold metallo-hydrolase, translated as MTHLRVIPLAAGECLNISALTQRGAAWRVQTYPAGFALLLRPLLGPALFDTGYSVRVQASMRRWPGVLYGLLTPVRLDPRETALSQLARLGFAANEVGEVIVSHLHADHVGGLRDFGAARFHLDAATYAPLRDLRGVAAIRKAFMPELLPDDFEARLHPLDFQPAPPGLSPFAVAADVFRDGSVYAVKVPGHAAGMIALIVRTTPEAVLDGDGAGLMLLAADAAWSVRGLREGLEVHPLARVIFDDAAAERRSAGQLRQWLLAHPRAGVFVSHDAPETGHV; from the coding sequence ATGACCCATCTGCGCGTGATTCCCCTGGCGGCGGGCGAGTGCCTGAACATCTCGGCGCTGACCCAGCGCGGGGCGGCGTGGCGGGTCCAGACGTACCCGGCGGGGTTCGCGCTGCTGCTGCGCCCGCTGCTTGGCCCGGCGCTGTTTGACACGGGCTATTCGGTGCGGGTGCAGGCGTCCATGCGGCGCTGGCCCGGCGTGCTGTACGGCCTGCTGACCCCGGTGCGTCTGGACCCCCGCGAGACGGCGCTGTCGCAACTGGCCCGCCTGGGCTTCGCGGCAAACGAGGTGGGGGAGGTCATCGTGTCCCACCTGCACGCCGATCATGTGGGCGGCCTGCGCGATTTTGGGGCGGCGCGTTTCCATCTGGACGCGGCAACCTACGCGCCGCTGCGTGATCTGCGCGGCGTGGCCGCCATCCGCAAGGCGTTCATGCCCGAACTGCTCCCCGATGACTTTGAGGCGCGCCTGCACCCGCTGGATTTCCAGCCTGCTCCGCCGGGGCTGTCGCCTTTCGCAGTCGCTGCTGACGTATTCAGGGACGGCAGCGTCTATGCGGTGAAGGTCCCCGGTCACGCGGCAGGAATGATCGCGCTGATTGTCCGCACCACGCCAGAAGCCGTGCTGGACGGCGACGGCGCAGGCTTGATGTTGCTCGCCGCCGACGCCGCCTGGAGCGTGCGCGGCTTGCGCGAGGGATTGGAAGTTCATCCGCTGGCCCGCGTGATCTTTGACGATGCCGCCGCCGAACGCCGCAGTGCTGGACAGTTGCGCCAGTGGCTTCTGGCCCACCCCCGCGCCGGGGTCTTCGTCAGCCACGATGCGCCGGAGACTGGACATGTCTGA